The nucleotide sequence GCCAATTCTGGCAGTGCTGATATTAGGGCTGATTTTCACAAGAAAAGGTGGGGCTGAAAACGATGAATCTGAATCATAGACTGATGATTGCCATAGTTAAACGGGGCCATTCACGTCCTGTCATTGCCGCCGCCAAGGAAGCCGGCGCGGACGGAGCCACTATTCTGTACGGTGAAGGGATTGGCCGCAACGAGAAGCCGACTTTTTTAGGCCTGCCGGCTACCCATGAAAAAGACGTCGTATTCATCGCCATCGATGGCAGCCTGGAAGACGCCGTCGCCGAAGCTGTTTCCCGTGTAGGGAAGCTCGGCATTCCGGGTTATGGCCTCGGCTTCACTTTGCACTTGAACAAATTGCTGGGTGTCCGGCATCTCTCAAACCGTGTAAACCATGTTAGAGCCAAGAAAGGTGGACAAGCGATGCAGT is from Planococcus liqunii and encodes:
- a CDS encoding P-II family nitrogen regulator — translated: MNLNHRLMIAIVKRGHSRPVIAAAKEAGADGATILYGEGIGRNEKPTFLGLPATHEKDVVFIAIDGSLEDAVAEAVSRVGKLGIPGYGLGFTLHLNKLLGVRHLSNRVNHVRAKKGGQAMQSSPEHFQLIVTIVNSGDSEKVVAAAAKAGAEGGTILTGRGTGVNEQRKFLNFTIEPEKDVVLTLVPESYTEAIVESIQNAIDLYAPGRGIAFLIDIEKVFGVNHSSLDRYHK